Proteins encoded within one genomic window of Bacteroides sedimenti:
- a CDS encoding transglycosylase domain-containing protein, translating to MINIDISKLITNGKSAFNFLKSKCKNWYKKGKSYYRNSPWYKKIVLVFCSIILLFSLYLFLVDINFLWLFGKSPSMSSINNPNQSVASEIYSADGKLISKYFRENRTPVKYEEISPILIKTLISTEDERFYEHFGVDLEGVFAAIKDMAHGNARGASTITQQLVKNLFKVRSQYSRGLLGNIPGLKLLIMKSKEWITAVKIEMFYSKEEILTMYLNTVDFGSNAYGIKTACKTYFNTNPQHLTIEQAATLVGLLKATTTYNPRINPKNSLKRRNVVLENLLTHHLISSKECDSLKLIPIKLNYSVETNYGGEALYFREAVAESLKEWCKENDIDLYSDGLKIYTTLDTRMQKYAEEAVDKQMRIVQRNFDNHWGKENPWQDKNHKEIVGFIEDLAKKTSAYKILQQKFPDQPDSINYFMNKPHRLKVFDYKTGVKDTTFSTMDSIRYMERFMHTGFVAMEPQSGFVRAWVGDINFDSWKYDKVLSKRQPGSTFKLFDYATAFNKGMSPCDERVDQYLEWEVMEKGELKKWTPRNANGFYSGQTLTLKAAFARSINSIAVQIAKEVGIGEIIKTAHAMGIKTPLHNIPSLSLGSSDVSLLELVNSYCTVVNDGMTHDPVLVTRIEDRNGNVIYNYVPEQKQAIPYETAFLMQQMLQGGLTEPMGTTQALWSFNLFKSNTDFGGKTGTSSNHSDAWFVGVTPNLVGGAWVGGEHRSIHFRTGKLGEGSKTALPIFGYFMEKVLADASLTKYRAKFPKPKQPITRPYQCQSAYPVEENDSTNVNATDSIGIEEGADDGTNIEQEF from the coding sequence ATGATTAACATTGATATCAGTAAATTGATTACAAACGGTAAATCCGCTTTCAATTTTTTAAAGTCTAAATGCAAAAACTGGTACAAAAAAGGCAAATCTTACTACCGTAATTCTCCTTGGTACAAAAAGATTGTACTTGTTTTTTGCTCAATTATTCTTTTATTCTCTCTCTACCTCTTTCTGGTAGATATCAACTTCCTTTGGTTATTTGGGAAATCTCCAAGCATGTCAAGCATTAACAACCCTAACCAAAGCGTGGCTTCAGAAATATACAGTGCGGATGGGAAGCTCATCAGCAAATATTTTAGAGAAAACAGAACTCCCGTAAAATACGAAGAAATCTCTCCAATCCTCATTAAAACACTGATTAGCACTGAAGATGAACGTTTCTATGAGCACTTTGGTGTTGATTTAGAAGGAGTCTTTGCCGCAATAAAGGATATGGCTCATGGAAATGCCCGAGGAGCAAGCACAATTACTCAGCAGCTTGTAAAAAATCTATTCAAGGTACGTTCACAATACTCCAGAGGATTACTGGGTAACATACCAGGATTAAAGCTTTTGATAATGAAATCAAAAGAGTGGATTACTGCAGTTAAAATTGAAATGTTTTATTCCAAGGAGGAGATTCTTACAATGTATCTCAATACCGTAGATTTTGGAAGTAATGCATATGGTATTAAAACCGCATGTAAGACTTACTTTAACACAAATCCTCAACATTTGACAATAGAACAGGCGGCTACATTGGTTGGTTTACTTAAAGCCACAACCACATACAACCCACGCATCAATCCAAAGAACAGTCTTAAAAGAAGAAATGTAGTATTGGAAAACTTATTGACTCACCATCTGATTTCTTCTAAAGAATGCGATTCTCTGAAACTGATCCCTATAAAATTGAACTACAGCGTTGAAACCAATTATGGAGGAGAGGCACTTTACTTTAGAGAAGCAGTTGCAGAATCTCTTAAAGAATGGTGTAAAGAGAATGATATAGACCTATATTCTGACGGTCTTAAAATATACACAACGCTCGATACCCGAATGCAGAAATATGCTGAAGAGGCGGTAGACAAACAGATGCGTATTGTCCAGAGAAATTTCGACAACCACTGGGGGAAAGAGAATCCCTGGCAAGATAAAAACCACAAAGAAATTGTAGGATTCATTGAAGACCTGGCTAAAAAAACATCTGCTTATAAGATCTTACAGCAGAAATTTCCTGATCAGCCCGATTCTATTAATTACTTCATGAACAAGCCTCACCGTCTTAAAGTTTTCGACTATAAAACCGGTGTTAAGGATACTACATTTAGTACAATGGACTCCATACGATACATGGAAAGGTTTATGCATACCGGTTTCGTAGCTATGGAACCTCAGTCAGGATTTGTAAGAGCATGGGTGGGAGATATTAATTTTGACTCATGGAAATATGATAAGGTGCTTTCAAAAAGACAACCAGGTTCTACATTTAAACTCTTTGATTATGCAACTGCTTTCAACAAAGGTATGTCACCATGTGATGAACGTGTAGACCAATATCTTGAATGGGAAGTAATGGAAAAAGGTGAACTGAAAAAATGGACTCCACGTAATGCCAACGGATTTTATTCTGGCCAAACATTGACGCTTAAAGCTGCTTTTGCCCGTTCAATCAATAGTATCGCAGTGCAGATTGCCAAAGAAGTGGGAATCGGAGAAATTATTAAAACAGCTCATGCAATGGGTATTAAAACACCATTGCATAATATTCCGTCCTTGTCATTAGGATCATCAGATGTATCTCTGTTGGAATTAGTCAATTCCTACTGTACTGTTGTCAATGATGGTATGACACATGATCCGGTGCTGGTTACACGTATTGAAGATCGCAACGGTAATGTTATATATAATTATGTGCCTGAACAGAAACAAGCAATTCCATATGAAACAGCTTTCCTGATGCAGCAAATGCTTCAAGGAGGATTAACAGAACCTATGGGAACTACGCAAGCTTTGTGGTCGTTCAATTTGTTTAAATCCAACACAGATTTTGGTGGTAAAACAGGAACTTCATCAAATCACTCGGATGCATGGTTTGTAGGAGTTACCCCTAACCTGGTAGGTGGCGCATGGGTTGGCGGTGAACACCGCAGTATCCACTTCCGAACAGGGAAGCTTGGAGAAGGAAGCAAGACAGCCTTGCCGATATTTGGATACTTTATGGAAAAGGTACTCGCCGATGCCAGCTTAACTAAGTACAGGGCAAAATTCCCGAAACCAAAACAACCGATTACAAGACCATATCAATGCCAGTCAGCATATCCGGTGGAAGAGAATGACTCTACTAATGTAAATGCAACAGATAGTATTGGAATTGAAGAAGGCGCTGATGATGGCACCAACATTGAACAAGAGTTTTAA
- a CDS encoding cation diffusion facilitator family transporter: MKNEKKKVALLSVLAAIFLTGFKMIIGVLTGSLGILSEALHSGLDLIAAVITLFSVSISDKPADKEHNYGHGKIENLSALIETVLLLITCVWIVYEAINRLATGNTHIKVNIWSYVVVITAIVVDISRSKVLYKVAKKHNSQALEADALHFSTDIWSSSVVLFGLICANFGFYFADSVAALFVAILVVSVSLRLGKKSIDVLLDKAPEEKIRLVEEKLHSIAEVKSFHGLKVRSAGADTFIKVNVHFDSRLTLTEVHNICDKIEKEINMLINRSEVYIHAEPEDETHIDSEKQIDI, translated from the coding sequence ATGAAGAATGAGAAAAAGAAAGTAGCCTTACTCTCAGTGCTAGCGGCAATTTTTCTGACTGGCTTTAAGATGATTATCGGTGTCCTTACTGGTAGTTTGGGGATTCTTTCTGAAGCATTGCATTCAGGACTGGACCTCATAGCAGCTGTAATTACTTTATTTTCAGTCAGTATCTCCGATAAGCCTGCAGATAAAGAACACAACTATGGGCATGGCAAGATTGAGAATTTATCGGCCCTTATTGAGACGGTATTGTTACTAATTACATGTGTCTGGATTGTGTATGAAGCAATCAATCGTCTGGCAACAGGGAATACTCATATCAAAGTAAATATTTGGAGTTATGTGGTTGTAATTACTGCAATTGTTGTCGATATTTCGCGCTCGAAAGTACTCTACAAAGTAGCAAAGAAGCATAATAGCCAGGCGCTTGAAGCAGATGCATTGCATTTTTCTACGGATATCTGGAGCTCTTCAGTTGTATTGTTCGGACTTATCTGTGCCAATTTTGGGTTTTATTTTGCCGATTCTGTAGCTGCATTGTTTGTGGCAATACTTGTAGTTTCGGTCTCGTTGAGGTTGGGAAAGAAGTCAATTGATGTTTTGCTTGATAAGGCTCCAGAGGAAAAGATCCGTTTGGTAGAGGAAAAGCTTCACTCAATAGCTGAAGTAAAATCCTTTCACGGTCTCAAGGTTCGCTCGGCTGGAGCCGACACTTTTATTAAAGTGAATGTACATTTTGATTCAAGGCTGACATTGACAGAGGTTCACAATATATGTGATAAGATAGAGAAGGAGATAAATATGCTCATTAACAGAAGTGAAGTATATATTCATGCCGAACCGGAAGATGAAACGCATATTGATTCTGAAAAACAGATAGATATCTGA
- the gmd gene encoding GDP-mannose 4,6-dehydratase, with the protein MKKALISGITGQDGSFLAEFLLQKGYEVHGILRRSSSFNTGRIEHLYFDEWVRDMKQQRTINLHYGDMTDSSSLIRIIQQVQPDEIYNLAAQSHVKVSFDVPEYTADSDAIGTLRVLEAVRILGLEKKTKIYQASTSELFGLVQEVPQKETTPFYPRSPYGVAKQYGFWITKNYRESYGMFAVNGILFNHESERRGETFVTRKISLAVARIKHGVQDKLYMGNLDSKRDWGYAKDYVECMWMILQHETPEDFVIATGEMHTVREFCTLAFKEAGIDIRWEGEGVDEKGIDTATGRVLVEVDPKYFRPAEVDLLLGDPTKAKTLLGWNPTQTPFPELVRIMVKHDLEKVRKMIANR; encoded by the coding sequence ATGAAAAAGGCATTAATTTCAGGGATAACCGGTCAGGACGGTTCGTTTTTAGCAGAATTCCTATTACAGAAAGGATACGAAGTGCACGGCATCCTTCGTCGATCATCCTCTTTCAATACCGGACGTATTGAACATCTCTACTTCGATGAGTGGGTGCGCGACATGAAACAACAACGTACCATTAATCTTCACTATGGAGATATGACCGATTCAAGTTCCCTGATTCGCATCATTCAGCAGGTACAGCCGGATGAGATATATAATCTTGCAGCACAAAGCCATGTAAAGGTGAGTTTTGATGTTCCGGAATATACAGCCGATTCAGATGCAATTGGAACTCTTCGTGTATTGGAGGCAGTACGCATTCTGGGATTAGAGAAGAAAACAAAAATTTATCAGGCCTCTACTTCTGAACTCTTTGGACTGGTACAGGAGGTTCCTCAAAAAGAAACAACTCCTTTCTATCCGCGAAGCCCATACGGTGTAGCCAAACAATATGGTTTCTGGATTACTAAAAACTACCGCGAATCTTATGGAATGTTTGCCGTAAACGGAATTTTATTTAATCACGAAAGTGAACGACGCGGTGAAACATTTGTTACAAGAAAGATCTCACTTGCCGTAGCAAGAATCAAGCATGGTGTGCAGGATAAGCTCTATATGGGAAATCTGGATTCGAAACGTGACTGGGGATATGCAAAAGATTATGTTGAATGTATGTGGATGATTCTGCAACATGAAACGCCTGAAGATTTTGTTATTGCCACCGGTGAAATGCATACTGTTCGCGAATTCTGTACATTGGCTTTCAAAGAAGCAGGAATTGATATTCGCTGGGAAGGAGAAGGCGTGGATGAAAAAGGTATTGATACAGCAACCGGACGTGTTTTGGTTGAAGTCGATCCAAAATACTTCCGCCCTGCTGAAGTTGATTTGCTGCTGGGTGATCCAACAAAAGCTAAAACTTTACTGGGATGGAACCCAACACAGACTCCTTTCCCGGAATTGGTAAGAATCATGGTTAAGCATGATCTTGAAAAGGTAAGAAAAATGATAGCAAATAGATAG
- a CDS encoding GDP-L-fucose synthase family protein, producing the protein MEKNAKIFVAGHRGLVGSAILNNLKEKGYSNFVLRTHAELDLCNQAAVVEFFDQEKPEYVFLAAAHVGGIVANNLYRADFIYRNLEIQNNVIYNSYRTGVKKLLFLGSTCIYPGLAPQPMKEDCLLTSELEYTNEPYALAKIAGLKMCESFNLQYDTNYIAVMPTNLYGPNDNFNLERSHVLPALIRKAHLGKQLMDGNWEFIRKDFNLAPVEGVDGTATQEQILEKLNKYGITLSLDGKVNIEIWGTGTPLREFLWSEDMADACVFIMEHVDFKDLKGDSKEVRNCHINIGTGKEISIKELAYLIAKKVGFNGNIVFNADKPDGTMRKLTDPSKLHSLGWKHKVELEEGVAMMYDWYINK; encoded by the coding sequence ATGGAAAAAAACGCAAAGATATTTGTTGCCGGACATCGGGGACTTGTAGGTTCGGCTATCCTGAATAATCTGAAGGAAAAAGGATACAGCAATTTTGTTCTACGTACTCATGCGGAACTTGATTTATGCAACCAAGCTGCCGTAGTCGAGTTTTTTGACCAGGAAAAACCGGAATATGTATTTCTAGCTGCGGCGCATGTGGGCGGAATAGTGGCAAACAACCTGTATAGGGCCGACTTTATCTACCGTAATCTGGAAATACAGAATAATGTAATATATAACTCATATCGCACCGGGGTTAAAAAACTATTGTTTCTTGGTAGTACTTGCATCTATCCCGGCTTGGCTCCTCAACCAATGAAAGAAGATTGCCTGCTGACATCGGAACTGGAATATACCAACGAACCTTATGCATTGGCTAAAATTGCAGGATTAAAAATGTGCGAGAGCTTTAACCTGCAATATGACACCAATTATATTGCTGTGATGCCAACCAACCTTTATGGTCCGAATGATAATTTCAATCTGGAACGTAGCCATGTGCTACCGGCACTGATAAGAAAAGCTCACCTAGGCAAGCAACTGATGGATGGCAACTGGGAATTCATTCGTAAAGACTTTAATCTTGCACCGGTAGAAGGTGTTGACGGTACTGCCACACAGGAACAAATCCTTGAAAAGCTGAACAAATATGGAATCACACTTTCGCTTGATGGCAAAGTAAATATTGAAATCTGGGGAACTGGTACTCCATTGCGTGAGTTTCTTTGGAGTGAAGACATGGCCGACGCCTGTGTTTTCATCATGGAACATGTGGATTTCAAAGACCTGAAGGGAGATAGCAAAGAGGTGCGCAACTGCCATATCAACATTGGAACCGGAAAAGAGATTTCAATTAAAGAGCTGGCTTATCTTATAGCCAAAAAAGTAGGCTTCAATGGCAACATTGTTTTCAACGCAGACAAACCAGACGGAACAATGCGCAAGCTGACCGATCCTTCCAAGCTTCACAGTCTGGGATGGAAGCATAAAGTAGAGCTTGAAGAGGGAGTTGCCATGATGTATGATTGGTATATAAATAAATAA
- a CDS encoding sensor histidine kinase, with protein MKKYNIWFWLTPLIFAMVVLTGIRLVSDTPTGYKFWERPLEWNLIEFGCAIIIAYLCQFIISYLLERNSKRTRKLTFKMFLSEYLLVLVAGIILFNPCLALIHYLINDPLGIDDITIANTIFLLVLIISYSLFRGNQILNAYIDQKLQTQKMKNMQIETELKFLKAQFHPHFLFNALNTIYFQIDEKNETPRRTIEQLSDLLRYQLYDVNQAVTIEQEINFLLTYIDLQKTRMKESLILDINFNPELKNQEIHSLILFPFVENALKYVGGEYWIKIDGKLDGNKLLFEVVNAIPQTPFHASKTGGIGLENLRRRLELLYPGKHKLMVSKTADSYKANLMIEF; from the coding sequence ATGAAGAAATATAATATATGGTTCTGGCTCACTCCATTAATTTTTGCAATGGTTGTATTGACCGGTATTCGTTTGGTAAGTGATACTCCTACCGGTTACAAATTTTGGGAACGACCTTTGGAATGGAACCTTATTGAGTTTGGTTGCGCAATAATAATTGCGTATTTGTGCCAGTTTATTATCAGTTATTTATTAGAAAGAAATAGTAAACGCACCCGAAAACTGACATTTAAAATGTTTCTTTCGGAATATCTTTTGGTTTTGGTTGCAGGAATTATTCTATTCAATCCTTGTTTGGCGTTGATACATTATCTAATAAATGATCCATTGGGTATAGATGACATTACTATTGCTAATACTATTTTTCTTTTAGTGCTTATTATCAGTTATTCTCTATTTAGAGGAAATCAAATTCTTAATGCATATATTGATCAGAAACTGCAGACTCAGAAAATGAAAAATATGCAGATTGAAACAGAGCTGAAATTTTTAAAGGCTCAGTTCCATCCTCATTTTTTATTCAATGCATTAAATACTATTTATTTCCAGATTGACGAGAAAAATGAAACTCCAAGAAGAACGATTGAACAATTGTCTGATTTGTTACGCTATCAACTTTATGATGTTAATCAGGCCGTAACTATAGAACAAGAAATTAATTTCTTGCTTACTTATATAGATCTGCAAAAAACACGCATGAAGGAGAGTCTTATATTAGATATTAATTTTAATCCGGAACTTAAAAATCAGGAAATTCACTCTTTAATTTTATTCCCTTTTGTTGAAAATGCATTGAAATACGTAGGAGGGGAGTATTGGATAAAGATAGATGGTAAACTTGATGGAAATAAACTGTTGTTTGAAGTTGTGAATGCTATACCTCAAACTCCTTTTCATGCATCGAAAACAGGTGGTATAGGACTGGAGAATTTAAGAAGAAGACTTGAACTGTTATATCCTGGTAAGCATAAACTTATGGTTTCTAAAACAGCCGACTCTTATAAAGCAAATTTGATGATTGAGTTTTAA
- a CDS encoding LytR/AlgR family response regulator transcription factor, with protein MKIKCIITDDEPIARNGIQSYVERLDFLELVGVCEDAIQLNNILKTQQVDLLFLDIEMPYMSGIDLLNTLVNPPKVIITSAYEQYAIKGYDLEVVDYLLKPISFERFLKAVNKAYDVIANQTASESPDYFFVKANQKLEKIFFKDILYIEGIENYVAIQTISGKIITHSTLKLILENLPEQLFIQTHKSFIINVEKVLNIEGNMLGIDKYKIPISRTYKEKVLEAILKNRLLCGC; from the coding sequence ATGAAAATTAAATGTATAATAACCGATGATGAGCCGATAGCAAGAAATGGAATTCAAAGCTATGTTGAAAGACTCGACTTTCTTGAATTAGTAGGCGTTTGCGAAGATGCAATACAACTAAATAATATTTTGAAAACTCAGCAAGTAGATTTGCTGTTTTTGGATATTGAAATGCCATACATGTCAGGCATTGATTTACTAAACACTTTGGTTAATCCTCCCAAAGTTATTATTACCAGTGCTTATGAGCAGTATGCAATAAAAGGATATGATTTAGAAGTTGTAGATTATTTGCTTAAACCTATTTCTTTTGAACGATTTCTAAAAGCTGTGAATAAGGCGTATGACGTTATTGCAAATCAAACGGCATCAGAATCTCCCGATTATTTCTTTGTAAAAGCAAATCAGAAACTGGAAAAGATCTTCTTCAAGGATATATTATATATTGAGGGAATAGAGAATTATGTGGCTATTCAAACAATTTCGGGAAAGATTATAACTCATTCAACTCTTAAGCTTATATTAGAGAATCTTCCTGAACAACTTTTTATTCAAACACATAAATCTTTTATTATAAACGTAGAAAAGGTCTTGAATATTGAAGGAAATATGCTTGGCATAGATAAATATAAAATCCCAATATCAAGGACTTATAAAGAAAAGGTGCTGGAAGCTATTCTTAAAAACAGATTGCTTTGTGGTTGTTGA
- a CDS encoding outer membrane beta-barrel protein, whose translation MYKLSCLFLLLNSFLCFNVLSSETNSVLSGKIFVESKSPLEGAQVILLAQKDSSFVKGTASDNNGDFVFRQIAPGRYFVQISMLGYKKEFRNTVVEDGKSVVLSPVYMEVEAQNLKAIVVTAKRPSIEIMADKTVVNIESYTLSSGNSALSVMQSLPGVIVGNDGSFSLNGKAGTKILIDGKTYYLGGTELINYLKSTPASALDKVELITNPSAKYEASGNSGIINIRTKKSKMMGFNMTLNSSFEQGDYGRFNNNVSFNHRNGKINIFGMYGYYTGHDFVDLKVIRKMNSSFSPSYTTFDQNSFRKRADDNQYFKAGIQYYLSDMTTFELSVNGYSAKRSENGTINSAFYKSVLKNDSTLNSFTRNYEHRNNFSSSLNMLHKFNNNGKELSFSLDYLRYSLDEDQMHNDKFAGQNGLIRDKYLKGLNNGIINMYSGMVDVTYPVSEKLSFDAGFKSALVDIDNASAYQNKAETNWAPDYKLSCNFLYRENINAAYISAKYSFKKLRLEAGIRLENTNVKGHKLANRLQNDSLFTQSYINIFPTVMLGYSINSMNSFNFSYGRRINRPNYKDLNPFTYIFDDYTYELGNTALKPQLSDNFNISYILKNNYNFGLFYSTTQNVIVKSYIIDGNKDRVYVMPTNMASYKSYGLRVGVGDISFVNFLHSAINANLVRNNYNWDLNDFCNKNRKTTFMFSMNNSIILPKDWTASISGFYNDKMAYGQMIVSSMWRLSAGIQKKFLNGNATLGIYLNDIFNSYREKGSGTFNGTWASSTDKTDRCLIGISFSYRFKKGYMSKEYKRKSESFDSKRINL comes from the coding sequence ATGTATAAGTTAAGTTGCCTTTTTCTTTTATTGAATTCTTTTCTATGTTTTAATGTTCTTTCTTCAGAGACAAACAGTGTATTAAGTGGTAAAATCTTTGTAGAAAGCAAATCACCTTTGGAAGGTGCTCAGGTTATTTTATTAGCTCAGAAAGATTCCTCTTTTGTGAAGGGAACTGCCAGTGATAATAATGGAGATTTTGTTTTCAGACAAATAGCTCCAGGACGTTATTTTGTTCAGATTTCCATGCTTGGTTATAAAAAGGAATTCAGAAACACTGTAGTTGAGGATGGGAAATCGGTTGTACTTTCGCCTGTGTATATGGAAGTTGAAGCTCAGAACCTGAAGGCAATTGTAGTAACCGCTAAAAGGCCTTCAATAGAGATTATGGCAGATAAAACAGTTGTTAATATTGAATCGTATACGTTAAGTTCGGGAAATAGTGCACTTTCTGTTATGCAAAGTCTTCCGGGCGTAATTGTTGGCAATGATGGCTCTTTCTCATTGAATGGTAAAGCCGGAACAAAGATTCTAATTGATGGAAAAACCTATTATCTGGGGGGGACTGAGTTGATTAATTATTTAAAATCTACTCCGGCTTCAGCTCTTGATAAAGTGGAATTAATAACAAATCCTTCTGCTAAATATGAAGCTAGCGGAAATTCGGGCATTATTAATATCAGGACTAAAAAATCAAAGATGATGGGCTTTAATATGACCCTTAATTCAAGCTTTGAACAAGGCGATTACGGGAGGTTTAATAATAATGTTTCGTTCAATCATCGTAATGGCAAAATAAATATTTTTGGAATGTATGGCTATTATACAGGGCATGATTTTGTAGATTTAAAAGTAATCAGAAAAATGAATAGCTCTTTTTCTCCATCATATACTACCTTCGATCAGAATTCGTTCCGCAAAAGAGCAGATGATAATCAATATTTTAAGGCAGGAATTCAATATTACCTGTCGGACATGACTACTTTTGAGCTTTCAGTCAACGGATACTCAGCAAAACGTTCGGAGAACGGAACAATTAATTCTGCATTCTATAAGTCTGTTTTGAAGAATGATTCAACTCTTAATTCGTTTACCAGAAACTATGAACATAGAAATAATTTCAGTTCAAGCTTGAACATGCTCCATAAATTTAATAATAATGGGAAAGAATTAAGTTTTTCTTTAGATTATCTGCGTTATTCACTTGATGAAGATCAGATGCATAATGATAAATTTGCAGGACAGAATGGTTTAATTCGTGACAAATATTTGAAAGGGTTAAATAATGGAATAATTAATATGTATTCCGGAATGGTTGATGTGACTTATCCTGTATCTGAAAAATTATCCTTCGATGCAGGTTTTAAATCAGCACTTGTAGATATTGATAATGCATCTGCCTATCAAAATAAAGCAGAAACAAACTGGGCTCCGGATTATAAATTAAGCTGTAACTTTCTTTATCGTGAAAATATAAATGCTGCTTATATAAGTGCTAAGTATTCTTTTAAAAAACTTCGCCTTGAAGCGGGAATAAGATTGGAAAATACAAATGTGAAGGGCCATAAATTAGCTAATCGGCTGCAGAATGATTCTTTGTTTACTCAATCGTACATAAATATATTTCCAACAGTTATGCTGGGGTATAGCATTAATAGTATGAATTCTTTTAATTTTTCTTATGGAAGAAGAATTAACCGACCTAATTACAAAGATCTTAATCCGTTTACTTATATCTTTGATGATTATACCTACGAACTGGGAAATACAGCATTAAAGCCACAATTGTCTGACAATTTTAATATATCATATATTCTAAAGAATAACTATAATTTTGGTTTGTTTTATAGTACAACTCAAAATGTTATAGTAAAATCATATATAATTGATGGTAATAAAGATAGGGTATATGTTATGCCAACTAATATGGCATCATATAAATCGTACGGTTTAAGAGTAGGTGTAGGCGATATTTCGTTTGTGAATTTTCTGCACTCAGCTATTAATGCAAATTTAGTGCGAAATAATTATAATTGGGATTTAAATGATTTCTGTAACAAGAACAGAAAAACAACCTTCATGTTCAGTATGAATAACAGCATAATTTTGCCTAAAGACTGGACTGCAAGTATCTCCGGATTTTATAATGATAAAATGGCTTACGGACAAATGATAGTTTCTTCAATGTGGAGACTTTCAGCCGGAATTCAGAAGAAATTCCTAAATGGAAATGCTACTTTAGGAATATATTTAAATGATATTTTTAATTCATACAGAGAAAAAGGGAGTGGAACTTTTAATGGAACATGGGCTTCTAGTACTGATAAAACAGATCGTTGCCTGATAGGTATTTCTTTTAGTTATAGATTTAAAAAAGGCTATATGTCAAAAGAATACAAGAGGAAAAGTGAATCTTTTGATTCAAAAAGAATAAATTTGTAG